One Azotosporobacter soli genomic region harbors:
- a CDS encoding LPS-assembly protein LptD, protein MKTKILAGLLALTVVTGVEQGAALAAETSENREVTVSRIDVEDTIDAAEATNTAIAQEAEKDDKQPVASKESAKDKSKENKAKKKAPLKTKQTKKAPLTIEGDELFFDDASGEVHATGNVVVTQTPDTMLTKELRGNTKATEVWIDGEATMIQPEMATKMVGHTVHYNYATKLGTMADAKGMVGNERVAGKNMQFFPDKLISHEATMTRCPAKVPDYHISATKVEIWPGDKLIAYNAKVWIKNTVIYSVGVYQRSLRKEEGNEMPQINYSTSDGLSVQQYYEYPLTNNWALATNQAYYTKQGYRPQYSLIDREDKYRFRIQEGHFRDDSSNWVKKEPEFRFDWYQQRIGQTVWSYKFTAIYGKWRDNAKTSWHQDYALYFTRDPIKLSDSLTWYIGTGYEIVRESYNGSRVNTMTFNTSFYKTVSPKLTVWTGYNYTQNTKNLFDYDKNDVGREWVNGITYTLDRMNTISYSKSYDLQYKRTHADTFTWVRNLHCWTLTLNYVKYKDHSNSNSFNWNLSLARW, encoded by the coding sequence GTGAAAACTAAAATACTGGCAGGTCTACTGGCATTGACTGTCGTAACGGGCGTAGAGCAGGGGGCGGCATTGGCTGCTGAAACAAGCGAAAATAGGGAAGTGACGGTTTCTCGCATTGACGTCGAAGATACGATTGATGCTGCTGAGGCGACAAATACGGCTATAGCGCAAGAAGCGGAGAAAGACGATAAACAGCCTGTTGCATCTAAAGAGAGCGCGAAAGACAAGAGCAAAGAAAACAAAGCAAAGAAGAAAGCGCCGCTCAAGACGAAGCAAACGAAAAAAGCGCCGCTGACCATTGAAGGAGATGAACTTTTCTTCGACGATGCATCGGGTGAAGTCCATGCGACGGGAAATGTCGTCGTGACCCAGACGCCGGACACGATGCTTACGAAAGAATTGCGCGGCAATACGAAGGCGACCGAAGTTTGGATCGATGGTGAAGCGACGATGATCCAACCGGAAATGGCAACAAAGATGGTAGGACACACGGTACATTACAATTATGCAACCAAACTGGGCACGATGGCTGATGCGAAAGGTATGGTCGGCAATGAACGCGTCGCAGGAAAAAACATGCAATTTTTTCCTGATAAGCTGATTTCGCATGAGGCGACGATGACGCGCTGCCCGGCGAAGGTGCCCGATTATCATATCAGTGCGACCAAGGTTGAAATATGGCCGGGTGATAAGTTAATTGCTTATAACGCCAAGGTTTGGATAAAAAACACCGTGATTTATTCGGTGGGTGTCTACCAACGTTCGTTGCGCAAAGAAGAAGGCAATGAAATGCCGCAGATCAACTACAGCACATCGGATGGACTTTCGGTACAGCAGTATTATGAATATCCGCTGACAAATAATTGGGCGTTGGCGACGAACCAGGCTTACTACACGAAACAGGGATATCGGCCGCAATACTCATTGATCGACCGCGAAGATAAATACCGCTTTCGTATTCAGGAAGGCCATTTTCGCGATGACAGCAGCAATTGGGTAAAGAAAGAACCGGAGTTTCGTTTCGACTGGTATCAACAACGGATTGGGCAAACGGTCTGGTCGTATAAATTCACCGCGATATACGGCAAGTGGCGCGATAATGCGAAGACCAGCTGGCATCAGGATTATGCACTATACTTTACGCGCGACCCGATCAAATTAAGCGATTCGTTGACTTGGTATATTGGGACCGGTTATGAGATTGTGCGTGAAAGTTATAATGGATCGCGAGTCAACACGATGACGTTCAACACTTCGTTTTACAAAACCGTATCGCCGAAGTTGACGGTGTGGACGGGCTACAATTACACGCAGAACACGAAAAATCTCTTCGACTATGATAAGAATGACGTCGGACGCGAATGGGTCAATGGCATTACGTATACCCTTGATCGTATGAATACGATTTCCTACAGTAAGAGTTATGATTTACAATATAAACGCACGCATGCCGATACTTTTACCTGGGTTAGAAATTTGCATTGCTGGACGTTGACGTTAAACTATGTGAAATATAAAGATCATAGCAATAGTAATTCGTTCAATTGGAACTTATCGCTTGCACGTTGGTAG
- a CDS encoding S-layer homology domain-containing protein, translating into MKKSIILTLALVFVLGIAGTAFAANPFVDVPAKHWAYDAVAKLAQAGIVDGYGDGTFKGDKTMTRYEMAQIVAKAMARSDKANAEQKAAIDKLSVEFSTELNNMGVRVAALEKKAAADRVNFTGEYRARYNNTNNDVKAASGHNFANLLQIDANAKINDDWTATMRWEAYKNNYNDQGYAGSSNVSGTNDGHYDITRAYVSGPIAGVQLTAGKFGNTISTGITFDDNATGAAIQFGNKLKTTLAVVQANSNFNNNNGNTGYANAKAHYAQFNYDFSKATSAVASYQVWKDSVNTVANSDLKIWDLGFDFKMGSDWTAQLKYAHSSNNIANAVNKDNRAWMAGVQYLKADINKVGSWDVFAHYIDMGQYTTTADYTFDGGFAGMQQWGLGFDYVPAKNIKFHTVFYDAKANAHNNMGVNGAAIGEGQRAKFFRSQVEFFF; encoded by the coding sequence ATGAAAAAAAGTATTATTCTGACTCTGGCCCTGGTATTCGTACTGGGCATCGCTGGTACCGCATTTGCGGCCAACCCTTTCGTTGACGTCCCTGCAAAACATTGGGCGTATGACGCAGTAGCTAAGCTGGCTCAAGCTGGCATCGTTGACGGCTATGGCGACGGCACCTTCAAAGGCGACAAAACCATGACTCGTTACGAAATGGCTCAAATCGTTGCAAAAGCAATGGCTCGTTCCGACAAAGCCAATGCTGAGCAAAAAGCCGCTATCGACAAACTGTCCGTAGAATTCAGCACTGAGCTGAACAACATGGGCGTTCGCGTAGCTGCTCTGGAAAAGAAAGCTGCTGCTGACCGTGTGAACTTCACTGGTGAGTACCGCGCTCGTTACAACAATACTAACAATGATGTGAAAGCTGCTAGCGGTCACAACTTTGCTAACTTGTTGCAAATCGATGCCAACGCAAAAATCAACGATGACTGGACTGCTACCATGCGTTGGGAAGCTTACAAAAACAATTACAATGACCAAGGATATGCTGGATCCAGCAACGTTTCCGGTACTAATGACGGTCACTATGACATCACCCGCGCTTATGTAAGCGGCCCGATTGCTGGCGTTCAATTGACCGCTGGTAAATTCGGCAACACCATCAGCACCGGTATCACTTTTGATGATAATGCAACCGGCGCGGCAATCCAATTTGGCAACAAGCTGAAAACTACTTTGGCTGTTGTTCAAGCAAATAGCAACTTCAACAATAACAATGGCAATACTGGTTACGCAAATGCTAAGGCTCATTACGCTCAGTTTAACTACGACTTCAGCAAAGCAACCAGCGCTGTTGCTTCGTACCAAGTTTGGAAAGACAGTGTAAACACTGTTGCTAACTCTGATCTGAAAATTTGGGACTTGGGCTTTGATTTCAAAATGGGTTCTGATTGGACCGCACAATTGAAATACGCTCATTCCAGCAACAACATTGCTAATGCTGTAAACAAAGACAATCGTGCTTGGATGGCTGGCGTTCAATACCTGAAAGCTGACATCAATAAAGTTGGTTCGTGGGATGTGTTCGCTCATTACATCGATATGGGTCAATACACTACGACTGCTGACTATACTTTCGACGGTGGCTTTGCTGGTATGCAACAATGGGGCTTGGGCTTCGATTATGTACCGGCTAAAAACATCAAGTTCCACACTGTGTTCTATGATGCAAAAGCTAACGCTCATAACAACATGGGTGTAAATGGCGCTGCTATTGGCGAAGGCCAACGTGCTAAATTCTTCCGTTCGCAAGTTGAATTCTTCTTCTAA
- a CDS encoding S-layer homology domain-containing protein, protein MRKSLLLTLALVFVLGIAGTAFAANPFVDVPAKHWAYDAVAKLAQAGIVDGYGDGTFKGDKTMTRYEMAQIVAKAMARSDKANAEQKAMIDKLSVEFSTELNNLGIRVAALEQKAAADRVNFTGMTYIRYQHDATTGVKIKQKMQGLLQINADAKINDDWNAGMQWEAYRDFRNDKGRQGTANTAYGAMGSYGANGQYDITRAFVSGTVAPGVKLTAGKFPDTLGTGIMYDDALTGGKLEFGNALKVKLMMAQGDSWTGANSKDQNGNLNGDSFISQYGKVSMVQFDYDLSKATHVLASFQQWKHTNDNTASGTFRSKDTMNVWDFGISSKLNADWRLFGNYLQTNADMNSSQWNANPASNLVATGNGADNKAWNVGVQYKQSDLNKPGSYDVTLMYENYQLTTTCGENSYWLSPGEKGYSLMINYVLAKNIKWRGVYYDAKAAGRTDSNTNLPNGGHDKFFRTQVAFYF, encoded by the coding sequence ATGAGAAAAAGCCTACTTCTGACTCTGGCGCTGGTGTTCGTACTCGGCATTGCCGGTACTGCCTTCGCCGCCAATCCATTCGTCGACGTTCCGGCGAAACACTGGGCCTATGACGCGGTAGCCAAGTTGGCGCAAGCCGGCATCGTCGACGGCTACGGCGACGGGACGTTCAAAGGCGACAAAACGATGACCCGTTACGAAATGGCGCAAATCGTCGCCAAAGCGATGGCCCGCTCCGACAAGGCCAACGCCGAGCAAAAAGCAATGATTGATAAATTATCCGTAGAATTCAGCACAGAACTGAATAACCTGGGAATTCGCGTAGCCGCGCTGGAGCAAAAAGCGGCAGCGGACCGAGTCAATTTTACAGGGATGACGTATATCCGTTATCAGCATGATGCGACGACGGGCGTCAAAATTAAGCAAAAAATGCAAGGATTGCTGCAGATCAACGCGGATGCGAAAATCAACGATGACTGGAATGCAGGAATGCAGTGGGAGGCCTATCGGGACTTCCGCAACGACAAAGGCCGTCAGGGAACGGCAAATACGGCTTATGGCGCAATGGGGTCGTATGGAGCCAATGGTCAATACGATATCACGAGAGCTTTCGTTAGTGGCACGGTCGCGCCAGGTGTGAAACTGACCGCCGGTAAATTCCCGGATACATTGGGCACCGGTATCATGTATGATGATGCGTTGACCGGCGGTAAATTGGAGTTCGGCAATGCGCTGAAGGTGAAATTGATGATGGCGCAGGGCGATTCTTGGACCGGAGCGAACTCCAAGGATCAAAACGGAAACTTGAACGGCGACAGCTTTATCTCTCAATACGGTAAAGTGAGCATGGTACAGTTCGATTATGATCTGAGCAAAGCGACGCATGTGTTGGCTTCGTTCCAACAATGGAAGCATACGAATGACAACACGGCATCGGGCACTTTTCGTTCGAAAGACACGATGAACGTTTGGGATTTTGGCATTTCTTCAAAATTGAATGCCGATTGGCGTTTGTTCGGCAACTACCTGCAGACCAATGCGGACATGAACAGCTCACAATGGAATGCGAACCCGGCGAGCAATCTTGTTGCTACTGGCAATGGCGCCGATAACAAAGCTTGGAACGTTGGCGTGCAGTACAAACAGTCCGATCTGAACAAACCGGGCTCGTACGATGTGACGCTGATGTATGAAAACTATCAGTTGACGACGACTTGCGGCGAGAACTCCTATTGGTTGTCGCCTGGCGAAAAAGGCTACTCTTTGATGATCAACTATGTTCTGGCGAAGAATATCAAATGGCGCGGCGTATATTATGATGCGAAGGCAGCCGGTCGCACGGACAGCAATACGAATTTGCCGAACGGCGGACATGATAAGTTCTTCCGTACGCAAGTGGCATTCTATTTCTAA
- a CDS encoding S-layer homology domain-containing protein yields MKKSIILTLALVFVLGIAGTAFAANPFVDVPAKHWAYDAVAKLAQAGIVDGYGDGTFKGDKTMTRYEMAQIVAKAMARSDKANAEQKAAIDKLSVEFSAELNNLGIRVAALEKKAAADRVNFTGMFRTRFQDDQRPDNPTKGGHPMQALLQINANAQINDDWTAGIRWEGYKNFRNDAGLVNGTRSSAVGSHSATSSAAYQGQYDLTRAWVSGPIAPGVKLTAGKFGETVGTGIMHDDALTGAKVEFGNQLKVKLGAYQNDSWFGSTETVATTADPASMARYGKIYLGQLNYDFSKATKGVASYMNIKSKIDNVSDLKAWDVGLTSKLSADWTVYGAYLKGNIDDSRAYVVGVRYGAADVNKVGSYEIFVDYQDFQNYTISNSNAYQLSNGEKAPVFGFRYVPMKNTKWTAYYYDAKQYAKNGQSLTEGQHHKFFRTQVEMFF; encoded by the coding sequence ATGAAAAAAAGCATTATTCTTACTTTAGCGCTGGTCTTCGTACTCGGCATTGCCGGCACGGCCTTCGCAGCGAATCCTTTCGTCGATGTTCCGGCGAAACACTGGGCGTATGACGCGGTAGCCAAGCTGGCGCAAGCCGGCATTGTTGACGGCTACGGCGACGGCACCTTCAAAGGCGACAAGACCATGACCCGTTATGAAATGGCGCAAATCGTTGCTAAAGCGATGGCTCGCAGCGACAAAGCCAATGCGGAACAAAAGGCCGCCATCGACAAACTGTCCGTAGAATTCAGCGCTGAGCTGAACAACCTCGGCATCCGCGTAGCGGCTCTGGAAAAGAAAGCCGCTGCTGACCGTGTGAACTTCACCGGCATGTTCCGTACTCGGTTCCAAGATGACCAACGTCCGGATAATCCCACCAAAGGTGGTCATCCGATGCAAGCATTGCTGCAAATCAATGCGAATGCACAAATCAACGATGATTGGACTGCAGGCATACGTTGGGAAGGGTACAAAAACTTCCGCAATGATGCAGGTTTAGTAAACGGTACCAGATCTAGCGCTGTTGGTTCCCACAGTGCGACTTCGTCTGCTGCTTATCAAGGGCAATACGATCTCACGCGTGCTTGGGTTAGCGGCCCGATCGCACCTGGTGTGAAACTGACTGCGGGTAAATTTGGCGAGACTGTCGGTACTGGCATCATGCATGATGATGCATTGACAGGCGCTAAAGTTGAATTTGGCAACCAATTGAAAGTCAAATTGGGTGCGTATCAAAATGATTCCTGGTTTGGTTCGACTGAAACAGTAGCAACTACAGCGGATCCGGCAAGCATGGCTCGTTATGGTAAAATTTATTTAGGTCAATTGAACTATGATTTCAGTAAAGCGACTAAAGGTGTTGCGTCTTACATGAATATCAAGTCGAAAATTGACAACGTTTCTGATTTGAAAGCTTGGGATGTTGGTCTTACCAGCAAACTTAGCGCAGATTGGACCGTCTATGGTGCATATCTGAAAGGCAACATTGATGACAGCCGCGCATATGTAGTTGGCGTTCGTTATGGCGCTGCAGATGTTAACAAAGTTGGCTCTTACGAGATCTTTGTTGACTACCAAGATTTCCAAAATTATACCATCTCCAACAGCAATGCTTATCAACTCAGCAATGGGGAAAAAGCACCTGTCTTCGGTTTCCGGTATGTACCGATGAAGAACACGAAATGGACTGCTTACTACTATGATGCAAAGCAATATGCTAAAAACGGTCAAAGCTTGACAGAAGGTCAACATCATAAATTCTTCCGTACCCAAGTTGAAATGTTCTTCTAA
- a CDS encoding pre-16S rRNA-processing nuclease YqgF, producing the protein MGEELLLAIDPGREKCGVALLTMAGSVLQQEVVARTALGDWLRQCRLRYSVDLAVIGHRTASGSIRTLAEEAGYRVELINEDFSTEQARQRYWQAHPPQGWRSLLPQGLLVPPKPVDDYVAVILGERFLSKEKGEYVKNT; encoded by the coding sequence GTGGGCGAGGAGTTGCTGCTCGCGATCGATCCGGGACGGGAAAAGTGTGGCGTTGCTCTCCTGACAATGGCGGGAAGCGTTTTGCAACAGGAGGTCGTGGCGCGTACGGCGCTTGGCGACTGGCTGCGGCAGTGCCGTCTGCGCTATAGTGTCGATTTGGCCGTCATCGGCCATCGTACCGCCAGCGGCTCAATTCGCACTCTTGCCGAAGAGGCTGGATATCGGGTTGAACTGATCAATGAAGACTTTTCCACGGAACAGGCCAGGCAGCGCTACTGGCAGGCACACCCGCCGCAAGGTTGGCGCAGCCTGCTGCCGCAGGGCCTGCTCGTGCCGCCGAAACCGGTCGACGATTATGTGGCGGTGATTTTGGGCGAACGGTTTTTAAGCAAAGAAAAAGGCGAGTATGTTAAAAATACGTAA
- a CDS encoding DUF3084 domain-containing protein codes for MEGIVLIAVLALTGGAIAYIGDRLGTRIGKRKLTVLGLRPRHTSTLITIVSGFLIVAATMGALTIVSQDVRTALFGMEKLKTELAGLSQDVALKNKELEKSHAELKAKSEEYALMTAKVQETSDKLKAVSGELQTVQEQRNRIEKELAAVQAEYQAAKISYEKAQADMAALRAEKAELDGKVESLTQTRDKLQGDVTQLQNLTEKLRQGMKNVREGMIVFRSGELLASAVIDSATGQDEAEQNLRQMLFNTNRDLQQKFEISKPDTEVLWVSQGEFDRVSKSMRETPASYVVRIVAAGNIVYGEPVVAGFDLHPNLLIYRGGSTVYSQLIHVSQERDYSEALMFFLRQLNVDAVKQGVLPEPLRGTVGVMDGMMFYDTVAQMKQAANGGSATLRISATAEGDVHTAGPLRLKLKVERVN; via the coding sequence ATGGAAGGAATCGTATTGATTGCTGTACTGGCTTTGACCGGCGGCGCTATCGCATATATCGGAGATCGCTTGGGGACGCGAATTGGCAAGCGTAAGCTTACGGTACTCGGCCTGCGACCGCGCCATACCTCGACGCTGATCACGATTGTCAGCGGTTTTCTGATCGTTGCCGCGACGATGGGCGCGCTGACGATTGTCTCGCAGGATGTCAGGACGGCATTGTTCGGGATGGAAAAACTGAAAACGGAACTGGCCGGTCTTAGTCAGGATGTGGCGTTAAAAAACAAAGAGCTGGAAAAAAGCCATGCCGAACTCAAGGCCAAAAGCGAAGAATATGCCTTGATGACCGCCAAAGTGCAGGAGACCAGCGATAAGCTGAAGGCAGTCAGCGGTGAACTACAGACGGTACAGGAACAGCGAAATCGCATCGAAAAAGAACTGGCTGCGGTGCAGGCCGAGTATCAGGCCGCGAAGATTAGTTATGAGAAAGCGCAGGCGGATATGGCCGCGCTGCGTGCGGAGAAAGCGGAACTGGACGGCAAAGTCGAGTCGCTTACGCAGACAAGAGATAAACTGCAGGGCGACGTGACGCAGCTGCAAAACCTGACGGAAAAACTGCGCCAGGGAATGAAGAACGTACGCGAAGGGATGATCGTTTTCCGCTCAGGAGAACTTCTGGCCAGTGCGGTGATCGACAGTGCGACCGGTCAGGACGAGGCGGAACAGAATCTGCGCCAGATGCTGTTTAATACGAACCGGGATCTGCAGCAGAAGTTCGAGATCAGCAAACCGGATACGGAAGTGCTCTGGGTTTCGCAGGGAGAATTCGACAGGGTCAGCAAGTCGATGCGTGAAACACCCGCTTCGTATGTCGTCAGGATTGTGGCGGCTGGCAATATCGTCTACGGCGAACCGGTGGTCGCCGGATTCGATCTGCATCCAAACCTTCTCATCTACCGCGGCGGCAGCACCGTATACAGTCAGCTGATCCATGTCAGCCAGGAACGGGACTATTCCGAAGCCTTGATGTTCTTTTTGCGCCAGCTCAATGTCGACGCGGTCAAACAGGGCGTGCTGCCCGAACCGCTGCGCGGCACGGTTGGCGTGATGGACGGGATGATGTTCTATGATACCGTTGCGCAAATGAAGCAGGCGGCGAACGGCGGCAGCGCCACCCTGCGCATCAGCGCGACCGCGGAAGGCGACGTCCACACGGCGGGGCCGCTGCGTTTGAAGTTGAAGGTGGAGAGGGTGAACTAG
- a CDS encoding LptF/LptG family permease, whose translation MRILDKYIVKELLGPFLFGICAFSSVFIGTSTLFRIAQYVTKYGAELGAVIKLFVYSLPSIIVLTFPMSMLLASLLAFGRLSGSNEITAMRSGGISFFRLAAPVFAVAFAVSVFSVFFSENVVPQSNAAYNDIVRNQIEHNTTPKSQEHIVIKDVRGGEIQRLTYAKKYEEETSTMYAVSMQEFDRDRLVRVESAERAIWQDNHWTMYNGVIHDMDSLGTINRTLVFDKQNMPVDKTPAAISREQKKPEEMTIRELKQHIQVLKSEYVKADTQEVELHQRLAIPMASFVFALIGTPLGLQPNRSSSSIGLGLSVVIIFAYYTIMTVTTALGQGGAVPAPLAAWLPNIIGVSIGAWLVRKAAR comes from the coding sequence ATGCGCATATTGGACAAATATATTGTCAAAGAATTATTAGGCCCGTTCCTCTTCGGAATTTGCGCCTTTTCCAGCGTTTTTATCGGTACTAGTACTTTGTTTCGTATTGCACAGTATGTGACCAAATACGGAGCGGAACTCGGCGCGGTCATCAAATTATTCGTCTACAGCCTGCCGAGCATCATCGTCCTGACGTTTCCGATGTCGATGCTCTTAGCTTCACTGTTAGCATTCGGCCGTCTTTCTGGTTCGAACGAAATTACCGCGATGCGCTCCGGCGGCATCAGTTTTTTTCGTTTGGCTGCGCCGGTCTTCGCGGTGGCGTTCGCGGTCAGCGTCTTTTCGGTCTTTTTCAGTGAAAACGTCGTGCCGCAGTCGAATGCGGCCTATAATGATATTGTGCGCAACCAGATTGAACACAATACAACGCCAAAATCGCAGGAACACATTGTGATCAAAGATGTGCGTGGCGGTGAGATTCAGCGTTTAACCTATGCGAAAAAATATGAGGAAGAGACCAGTACGATGTATGCGGTGTCGATGCAGGAATTTGACAGGGACCGTCTGGTTCGCGTCGAAAGCGCAGAGCGCGCCATCTGGCAGGATAATCATTGGACGATGTACAACGGCGTGATTCATGACATGGATTCGCTCGGCACGATTAACCGGACGTTAGTGTTTGACAAGCAAAATATGCCGGTCGATAAAACGCCGGCTGCGATTTCGCGCGAGCAGAAGAAACCGGAAGAGATGACGATTCGCGAATTGAAACAGCACATCCAGGTGCTGAAGAGCGAATACGTCAAGGCAGATACGCAGGAGGTCGAGCTGCACCAACGGCTGGCCATTCCGATGGCGTCGTTCGTTTTCGCGCTGATCGGTACGCCGCTCGGTCTGCAGCCGAACCGTTCGAGCTCTTCGATCGGTCTTGGCCTCAGCGTCGTCATTATTTTTGCCTACTACACGATCATGACGGTGACGACCGCGCTCGGTCAGGGGGGCGCGGTTCCCGCGCCGCTGGCGGCCTGGCTGCCGAATATCATCGGTGTTTCGATCGGTGCCTGGTTGGTGCGTAAGGCGGCACGCTAA
- the lptB gene encoding LPS export ABC transporter ATP-binding protein — protein sequence MYIETLELVKTYKGRNVVDGVSLRVNRGEIVGLLGPNGAGKTTSFYMIVGLEQPNQGRIIINDEDVTQMPMYKRSRFGIGYLPQEPSVFRKLSVEDNLMAILETTDMPLAARRTKVESLLDEFHIAHVRKRLGSQLSGGERRRLEIARSLATDPYFILLDEPFAGVDPIAVADIQAIIAYLKQRGIGVLITDHNVRETLSIVDRAYILNEGKILIEGDAETIASSEIAKKFYLGENFSL from the coding sequence ATGTATATAGAAACCCTTGAACTGGTAAAGACATATAAAGGGCGCAATGTGGTCGACGGCGTCAGCCTGCGGGTTAACCGCGGCGAGATCGTCGGCTTGCTTGGGCCGAATGGCGCGGGCAAGACGACCAGCTTTTACATGATCGTCGGCTTGGAGCAGCCGAACCAGGGGCGCATCATCATCAATGATGAAGACGTCACGCAAATGCCAATGTACAAGCGTTCGCGCTTTGGCATCGGCTACTTGCCGCAGGAACCTTCGGTCTTTCGCAAACTTTCCGTCGAGGATAACCTGATGGCGATCCTTGAAACGACCGACATGCCGTTGGCCGCACGGCGCACTAAAGTAGAGAGTCTGCTCGACGAATTTCACATCGCGCATGTGAGAAAACGCCTGGGCTCGCAACTGTCGGGCGGCGAGCGTAGACGTCTTGAGATCGCACGTTCTCTAGCCACAGACCCCTATTTCATTTTGCTTGACGAACCGTTTGCCGGCGTCGATCCGATTGCGGTGGCTGACATTCAGGCGATCATTGCCTACTTGAAACAGCGCGGCATCGGCGTATTGATTACCGACCACAATGTGCGCGAGACCTTGAGCATTGTTGATCGGGCCTATATCTTGAACGAAGGAAAGATCCTCATCGAAGGCGACGCCGAAACGATCGCCAGCAGCGAGATTGCCAAGAAATTTTATCTAGGGGAAAACTTTAGCTTGTAG
- a CDS encoding LptA/OstA family protein, which produces MRRQWKSALLAVCLLIGLSGGAAAAGNEPIDLVADTIEYDSVRGVMIATGNVKLVQGKSMMTGAQAEYNVKTQETYIHGGVKVVKEDATLIAEEVRGYDNNHLIAAGQPILTKGENRLAGPKIDYYADKGYALVEGWARMDTADGVITGNRLEAFTQEERVVIDGNVHVVSETRKLDAVSDHAVYYGKKGEGRAVLTGNARAIQDGNTLTGNSLTIYMDDKAMDAQGRSKLVVIPKDE; this is translated from the coding sequence ATGAGAAGACAGTGGAAAAGCGCGCTACTTGCGGTTTGTTTGCTGATTGGCTTATCGGGCGGCGCAGCGGCAGCGGGCAATGAGCCGATTGACTTGGTTGCCGATACGATTGAATACGACTCGGTGCGCGGCGTCATGATCGCGACTGGCAATGTCAAGCTGGTGCAAGGAAAATCGATGATGACCGGCGCGCAGGCCGAATATAACGTCAAAACGCAGGAAACGTACATTCATGGCGGCGTTAAAGTTGTCAAAGAAGATGCCACGTTAATTGCGGAAGAAGTACGCGGCTATGATAATAATCACCTGATTGCGGCAGGGCAGCCGATTTTGACGAAAGGTGAAAACCGGCTTGCCGGACCAAAAATTGATTACTATGCTGACAAAGGCTATGCGCTGGTCGAAGGCTGGGCGCGAATGGACACCGCTGACGGCGTGATTACCGGCAATCGGTTGGAAGCGTTTACACAAGAAGAACGTGTCGTCATTGACGGCAACGTCCATGTCGTCAGCGAGACGCGCAAACTCGATGCCGTTTCCGACCATGCGGTCTATTACGGTAAAAAAGGCGAAGGCCGCGCCGTATTGACCGGCAATGCCAGAGCGATACAGGACGGCAACACGCTGACCGGCAACAGCCTGACGATCTACATGGATGACAAGGCGATGGATGCGCAAGGTCGCAGCAAGCTCGTCGTGATACCGAAGGACGAGTAG
- the lptC gene encoding LPS export ABC transporter periplasmic protein LptC, with translation MKKANWLIGCAIVLLLAWGIYYFLRPEAPAAEKEALPSKAPTFLTYEGNTISEEKDGRKIWQVTAETIEIDVDSSNLRVKNVKATFFQENGTQIVLTAPEGNMDHNSKDIALKGSVHAVTSDGATFTAQEANWQAKDGLFTATGQVKLTREDTVVTGDRLDTDGKLEKIKVQGNAHVVKGGAK, from the coding sequence ATGAAAAAAGCTAACTGGCTGATTGGCTGCGCGATCGTCTTACTTTTGGCCTGGGGCATCTATTATTTTCTCAGGCCGGAAGCGCCGGCTGCGGAAAAAGAAGCGTTGCCGTCTAAGGCGCCGACCTTTCTGACTTACGAAGGCAATACGATCTCCGAAGAGAAAGACGGACGAAAAATCTGGCAGGTCACGGCGGAGACGATTGAGATCGATGTCGACAGCAGCAATTTGCGCGTGAAAAACGTCAAAGCGACCTTTTTTCAGGAGAATGGCACGCAGATCGTGCTTACCGCGCCAGAGGGAAACATGGATCATAACAGCAAAGATATCGCGCTAAAAGGATCCGTGCACGCGGTAACCAGCGACGGTGCGACATTCACCGCGCAGGAAGCCAACTGGCAAGCGAAGGACGGGCTCTTTACGGCAACAGGACAAGTTAAACTGACGCGTGAAGACACAGTCGTGACTGGCGATCGTTTGGATACGGACGGAAAACTGGAAAAAATAAAAGTCCAGGGCAATGCCCACGTGGTAAAAGGGGGAGCAAAATGA